One Deltaproteobacteria bacterium DNA segment encodes these proteins:
- a CDS encoding HAMP domain-containing protein: MKLQTKLLILYILCTILIMLALGDVFYSRLWKERLESIRKDLSNQLQHADFALGSFFAEVGNDVSALAANELVWTRDDRDFTSFLDADEETFEYHINETEQRIIDVFNNYRMTHPYVNSVYMGRENGSFVRSHKRARPTRYDPRERPWYVTAKNNPGRVMETEAYPSVTTSDVNIGLVKALVDGDGAVYGVVGVDVTLVNLTNYISNFKTSPPGKIILLDRKGTVLAGLTREMLFKNVSNYSAALAKTLMETGREHPSVSIDDEKYYVFSRSAMHQDWKIAVLIPSVNIEEQIIGQIILTISGLAIGLALLSFLTLVGLNIYVTKPLKRFIDETDYIARTSNLERHIDITSKDEIGALARSYNDMIDALSFTYKSLKDTETELIAHRDHLEQLVNERTSSLQEANERLSAEIEEHKLTMLALAVEKERAEVADRLKSAFLATMSHELRTPLNSIIGFTGIILQGLVGPLNDEQKKQLNMVRGSAQHLLSLINDVLDISKIEAGQLQLSHEDFDLRGAVEKVVESTRPIAAKKGLKLTGTCSVDIGTMKGDVRRVEQILLNLLSNAIKFTETGSVTVQCESDERNVTVRVIDTGIGIRTEDMETLFKAFRQIDSGITRKYEGTGLGLSICRRLVELMGGSIWVTSEWGSGSTFGFSLPKEGDDSNETDTDRR; encoded by the coding sequence ATGAAACTCCAGACGAAGTTGTTGATCCTCTATATTCTCTGCACGATACTTATCATGCTCGCCCTTGGTGATGTCTTTTACTCAAGACTTTGGAAGGAACGGCTGGAGTCGATTCGGAAAGACCTTTCGAACCAGCTTCAGCATGCTGATTTTGCATTGGGTTCATTTTTCGCCGAAGTAGGGAACGATGTTTCCGCATTAGCGGCGAACGAGTTGGTCTGGACCAGAGATGACCGCGATTTTACCAGCTTCCTTGATGCCGACGAAGAGACCTTTGAATATCATATCAATGAAACCGAGCAGAGAATTATCGATGTTTTCAATAATTATCGCATGACACACCCCTATGTGAATTCGGTATACATGGGGAGGGAGAACGGCAGTTTTGTCCGGTCGCACAAGCGGGCGCGCCCCACCCGGTATGATCCCAGGGAACGACCGTGGTACGTCACGGCGAAGAACAATCCCGGCCGGGTGATGGAAACCGAGGCATATCCGTCGGTCACCACGTCCGATGTCAACATCGGTTTAGTGAAAGCCCTTGTTGATGGGGATGGTGCGGTGTACGGTGTCGTCGGCGTCGATGTGACGCTGGTGAATCTGACGAACTATATTTCAAATTTCAAGACCAGTCCCCCGGGGAAGATAATTCTTCTGGACAGAAAGGGGACGGTTCTGGCCGGCCTTACAAGAGAAATGCTCTTTAAAAATGTCAGTAATTATTCGGCTGCTCTTGCGAAAACACTTATGGAGACCGGACGGGAGCATCCTTCCGTAAGCATTGATGATGAAAAGTACTATGTTTTTTCGCGTTCTGCAATGCACCAGGACTGGAAGATAGCCGTCCTGATCCCTTCGGTAAACATCGAAGAGCAGATCATCGGTCAGATCATACTGACAATATCGGGATTGGCGATCGGCCTGGCGTTACTGAGCTTCCTCACCCTGGTGGGACTGAACATCTACGTGACGAAACCGTTGAAGCGGTTCATCGACGAAACGGACTACATTGCCAGGACATCGAATCTCGAGCGTCACATCGATATAACCTCCAAAGATGAGATCGGGGCGCTGGCCCGTTCTTACAACGACATGATCGACGCCCTCAGCTTCACTTACAAATCACTGAAAGATACGGAAACGGAGCTCATAGCGCACAGGGACCATCTTGAACAATTGGTCAATGAGCGTACATCGAGTCTCCAGGAGGCGAATGAACGGCTCTCGGCCGAGATAGAGGAGCATAAGCTGACCATGCTGGCGCTTGCCGTTGAAAAAGAGCGTGCCGAGGTTGCTGACCGGCTCAAGTCCGCCTTCCTGGCCACCATGTCGCACGAACTGAGAACGCCGCTGAACTCCATCATCGGGTTCACCGGCATCATTCTTCAGGGACTGGTCGGGCCGCTCAATGATGAACAGAAAAAACAGTTGAACATGGTGCGAGGAAGCGCACAGCATCTGCTTTCACTGATCAACGATGTTTTGGATATATCCAAGATAGAAGCGGGGCAGTTGCAGTTGTCCCATGAAGACTTTGACCTGCGCGGTGCCGTGGAAAAGGTCGTGGAGAGTACCCGCCCCATTGCGGCAAAGAAAGGTCTGAAACTGACCGGTACCTGTTCTGTCGACATTGGAACGATGAAAGGTGACGTCAGACGGGTGGAGCAGATACTGCTCAATCTGCTCAGCAACGCCATAAAGTTCACTGAAACGGGGTCGGTGACCGTACAATGCGAATCCGACGAAAGGAACGTAACCGTAAGGGTCATCGACACCGGCATCGGCATCAGGACCGAGGACATGGAAACCCTTTTCAAGGCCTTCAGACAAATCGATTCGGGAATAACGCGAAAGTATGAAGGCACCGGGCTGGGGCTTTCCATATGCAGGAGACTGGTGGAACTCATGGGAGGATCGATCTGGGTGACGAGCGAATGGGGTTCGGGGAGCACCTTTGGTTTTTCACTGCCGAAAGAGGGGGACGATTCGAATGAAACGGATACTGATCGTCGATGA
- a CDS encoding trehalose-binding protein, producing MANVGVYSFEEYIHLVKSFHGSVAPGIIIGGFMVQFARSRMPENVLCDVICETPSCLPDAVQLLTPCTIGNGWLKVVDFGRYAVSFYDKYTGDGIRVFIDASRLDDWPEIKNWFLKLKPKREQDLQALLDQIKDAGYQIMGAQKITMRPEYLEKRRKGKRIVLCPLCGEAYPERDGELCKGCRSKTPYQKQEAPAEPAAPDLKAVPLENALGMTGLHDMTRVVPFETKGPAFRRDQVIGADDIDMLRKMGRARVYVKETAHPDENWVHEDDAAVAFAAAMAGEGVRRDERPSEGKVTFFAEREGLLVVDTERLFSFNLVPDVMCAGRRNGTVVAGDSAIGATRAIPLYLSKPYFNQAMGVLEGNPLFRVLPLRKAVAGILVTGTEVASGLVEDRFEPLIRSKLGRFGCDTVYSRIVPDDREIIAESATALIGEGIDLLVTTGGLSVDPDDVTRQGLIDAGATDILYGSPLLPGAMTLTGRIGPVQLIGVPAAALYFKTTSFDVLLPRLLAGLDMTRNDLARLGHGGFCLNCETCVYPLCHFGK from the coding sequence GAAGCGTCGCACCGGGGATCATCATCGGCGGTTTCATGGTCCAGTTCGCGCGGAGCCGGATGCCGGAAAACGTCCTTTGCGACGTGATCTGCGAAACGCCCAGCTGTCTTCCCGACGCGGTCCAGCTCCTGACACCGTGCACTATCGGGAACGGTTGGCTCAAGGTCGTCGATTTCGGCCGGTACGCGGTCAGCTTTTATGACAAATATACAGGAGACGGAATCAGGGTCTTTATCGACGCGTCCAGGTTGGACGACTGGCCGGAGATCAAGAACTGGTTTCTGAAGCTGAAGCCGAAAAGAGAACAGGACCTGCAGGCGCTCCTCGATCAGATAAAGGACGCGGGTTACCAGATCATGGGCGCGCAGAAGATAACAATGCGGCCGGAATATCTCGAAAAGCGGAGAAAGGGGAAACGGATCGTCCTCTGCCCGCTCTGCGGCGAGGCATATCCCGAAAGGGACGGGGAGCTCTGCAAGGGATGCCGCAGTAAGACCCCCTATCAGAAGCAGGAGGCCCCGGCCGAGCCGGCCGCTCCCGACCTGAAGGCCGTTCCCCTTGAGAACGCACTCGGAATGACGGGTCTTCATGATATGACGCGGGTCGTCCCCTTTGAAACAAAGGGACCCGCATTCCGGCGCGATCAGGTCATCGGGGCCGATGATATCGACATGCTGAGAAAGATGGGAAGGGCACGCGTCTATGTCAAGGAAACGGCACATCCCGATGAAAACTGGGTCCATGAGGACGATGCCGCCGTCGCCTTTGCCGCCGCCATGGCTGGAGAGGGGGTGCGCCGTGACGAAAGGCCGAGTGAGGGAAAGGTGACCTTTTTTGCGGAACGGGAGGGGCTGCTGGTTGTCGATACCGAACGTCTCTTTTCCTTCAACCTGGTCCCCGATGTCATGTGTGCCGGACGGAGAAACGGGACGGTCGTCGCCGGAGATTCCGCCATCGGCGCAACGCGGGCGATACCCCTGTACCTTTCAAAACCGTATTTCAATCAGGCCATGGGAGTGCTCGAGGGGAATCCCCTCTTTCGCGTGCTGCCGCTGCGAAAGGCAGTCGCAGGCATTCTGGTGACGGGCACGGAAGTGGCAAGCGGCCTCGTGGAAGATCGCTTTGAGCCGTTGATCCGTTCAAAGCTCGGGCGATTCGGGTGTGATACCGTTTACAGCCGCATCGTTCCCGACGACCGGGAAATCATTGCCGAATCAGCGACCGCGCTGATCGGCGAGGGGATCGATCTTCTGGTGACGACAGGTGGTCTCTCGGTTGATCCCGACGATGTGACCCGCCAGGGACTCATTGATGCCGGCGCCACGGATATCCTGTACGGAAGCCCGCTGCTGCCGGGAGCCATGACACTGACCGGCCGGATTGGCCCGGTTCAGTTGATCGGTGTCCCCGCCGCCGCCCTCTATTTCAAGACGACCAGTTTTGATGTGCTTCTTCCCCGGCTCCTGGCGGGACTCGACATGACACGGAACGACCTCGCCCGCCTGGGACACGGAGGCTTCTGCCTCAACTGCGAAACCTGCGTCTACCCCCTGTGCCATTTCGGGAAATAA